One window from the genome of Cryptomeria japonica chromosome 6, Sugi_1.0, whole genome shotgun sequence encodes:
- the LOC131876468 gene encoding uncharacterized protein LOC131876468 — protein MEEGRPSKEESIQSKKRKSATGMKTQDDKNDIEENRKDDSEMETNDSGGEESWKDEDVGAEEDEAKDVCDQDSPIHSASLGNDNSQPMVDKDDKDNEEKDMNSERVKNKEPEKETAKDSLSKYKECNLEKHGKQMDEKRKEDDRNQKHWKQDMEEKAKKMAT, from the exons atggaggaaggCAGACCCAGCAAGGAAGAGTCTATTCAGAGCAAAAAAAGAAAGAGCGCCACTGGGATGAAAACCCAAGATGACAAGAATGACATAGAGGAAAATAGAAAAGATGACAGTGAAATGGAAACAAACGATTCAGGaggtgaggaaagttggaaagatgaggacgtGGGTGCAGAGGAAGATGAAGCTAAGGATGTGTGCGACCAAGATAGTCCAATtcacagtgctagcttaggcaatgaCAACAGCCAACCTATGGTAGATAAGGatgataaggataatgaggaaaaagatatgAATTCTGAGAGGGTGAAGAATAAGGAACCTGAGAAGGAAACGGCTAAGGATAGTCTGAGTAAGTATAAGGAGTGT AATTTGGAAAAACATGGGAAgcagatggatgagaaaaggaaggaagacgaCAGGAACCAGAAGCAttggaagcaggacatggaggaaaaagctaaaaaGATGGCAACTTAg